One window from the genome of Xenorhabdus bovienii SS-2004 encodes:
- the kdpA gene encoding potassium-transporting ATPase subunit KdpA has product MVASAFLLITSFLVILFILSRPLGSLIANLVEGELPRWLTNAETSLWRCCGLQKPGGNVKEMNWWQYALAIITFNIMGLLLLFMLLISQEHLPLNPQHFAGMKWDLALNTAISFITNTNWQAYSGENTLSYLSQMAGLTVQNFLSAATGIAVAFALMRAFSRQGVKTLGNAWIDITRITLYLLLPLSIIIALIFVSQGVIQNFSPYVLVHTLEGQQQLIPMGPVASQEAIKLLGTNGGGFFGANSAHPFENPNALSNFVQILTIFLIPCALCFAFGLVVGDNRQGHALLWAMTIVFIIAVTIVIYAEIMGNPHFIQAGASSNLNMEGKESRFGILASSLYSVVTTAASCGAVNAMHDSFTALGGMIPLWLMQIGEVIFGGVGSGLYGMLLFVLLAVFIAGLMIGRAPEYLGKKIDVHDMKMVALAILVTPSLVLLGTALATSIDAGRAAIMNPSAHGFTEVLYALSSAANNNGSAFAGLNANSVFYNLLLGAIMFLGRFGVIFPVLAIAGSMISKKRQPISSGTLPTHGSLFTGLLILVVLLMGALTFIPALALGPVAEHLQLWQAPR; this is encoded by the coding sequence ATGGTAGCCTCCGCTTTTTTGCTGATTACCAGTTTCTTGGTCATTCTCTTTATATTGAGCAGACCCCTCGGCAGTCTGATCGCAAATCTGGTCGAAGGAGAATTACCCCGCTGGCTGACAAATGCAGAAACCAGCCTGTGGCGTTGCTGTGGCTTGCAAAAGCCCGGCGGCAACGTCAAAGAGATGAACTGGTGGCAATATGCTCTCGCTATCATCACATTCAACATCATGGGGTTGCTGCTACTCTTTATGCTGTTGATAAGCCAAGAACATCTGCCACTCAATCCACAGCATTTTGCCGGTATGAAATGGGATCTGGCACTCAACACCGCAATCAGTTTTATTACCAATACCAACTGGCAGGCCTACAGCGGTGAAAACACCCTCAGTTACTTAAGTCAAATGGCGGGTTTGACTGTTCAGAATTTCCTGTCGGCCGCAACGGGAATTGCAGTGGCTTTCGCCTTAATGCGGGCATTTTCCCGTCAGGGCGTGAAAACACTGGGCAATGCCTGGATAGATATTACACGCATTACACTCTATCTATTGCTCCCGCTGTCGATCATCATTGCACTTATCTTCGTCAGTCAGGGCGTTATCCAAAATTTCTCCCCCTATGTACTTGTCCACACCCTTGAAGGACAACAACAACTGATCCCCATGGGGCCCGTTGCCTCTCAAGAAGCAATAAAATTATTGGGTACAAATGGCGGAGGGTTCTTTGGGGCAAACTCAGCCCACCCCTTTGAAAACCCGAATGCCCTCAGTAACTTTGTGCAAATCCTTACCATATTCCTGATCCCCTGTGCACTGTGTTTCGCGTTCGGTCTTGTGGTCGGGGATAATCGGCAGGGACATGCTTTACTATGGGCGATGACGATTGTCTTTATCATCGCCGTTACGATTGTGATCTATGCCGAAATCATGGGTAATCCCCACTTCATCCAGGCTGGTGCCAGCAGTAATCTGAACATGGAAGGGAAAGAGTCCCGCTTTGGTATCCTTGCCTCCTCACTTTATAGCGTCGTTACAACTGCGGCTTCCTGTGGGGCTGTAAATGCAATGCACGATTCCTTCACCGCGCTGGGTGGCATGATACCACTCTGGTTGATGCAAATTGGTGAAGTCATCTTTGGCGGTGTAGGCTCCGGCTTGTACGGCATGTTGCTATTTGTCCTACTGGCTGTGTTTATTGCCGGTTTGATGATTGGCCGCGCTCCGGAATACTTGGGCAAGAAAATCGATGTCCATGACATGAAAATGGTCGCGCTGGCAATTTTGGTTACGCCCTCCCTTGTCCTGTTAGGAACCGCTCTGGCAACTTCAATCGATGCAGGACGCGCTGCGATCATGAACCCCAGCGCCCACGGTTTCACTGAAGTGCTTTATGCTCTCTCATCCGCTGCCAATAACAACGGTAGTGCATTTGCTGGTCTGAATGCCAACAGTGTGTTTTATAACCTGCTGTTAGGGGCAATCATGTTTCTAGGGCGCTTTGGTGTGATTTTTCCAGTTCTGGCCATCGCTGGCTCCATGATTAGCAAAAAACGCCAGCCTATCAGCAGTGGAACACTGCCGACTCACGGCTCTCTATTCACTGGATTACTGATTCTGGTGGTTTTGCTGATGGGTGCACTCACCTTTATTCCTGCGCTGGCGCTTGGCCCTGTCGCAGAACATTTACAACTTTGGCAAGCACCACGATAA